In Dromiciops gliroides isolate mDroGli1 chromosome 4, mDroGli1.pri, whole genome shotgun sequence, one DNA window encodes the following:
- the LOC122756169 gene encoding AP-2 complex subunit sigma-like isoform X1 — translation MIQFILIQKQAGKTHLAKGYTQFDDDEKQKLIEEVHTVVTVQDANHTNFVNFVEALNEYFHDVCELDLIFNFYKGYTVVDEMFLAGEILETSQTKVLKRLLMLQSLE, via the exons ATGATCCAATTCATCCTCATCCAGAAGCAAGCAGGCAAGACCCACCTGGCCAAGGGCTACACACAGTTTGATGATGACGAGAAACAGAAGCTGATTGAGGAGGTCCACACTGTCGTCACAGTCCAGGATGCCAACCACACCAATTTTGTAAA CTTTGTGGAGGCCTTAAATGAATATTTCCATGATGTCTGTGAACTGGACCTCATCTTCAACTTCTACAAGGGTTACACAGTGGTGGATGAGATGTTCCTGGCTGGGGAGATCCTAGAGACGAGCCAGACAAAGGTGCTCAAACGGCTCTTGATGCTGCAGTCCCTGGAGTGA
- the LOC122756169 gene encoding AP-2 complex subunit sigma-like isoform X2 — MIQFILIQKQAGKTHLAKGYTQFDDDEKQKLIEEVHTVVTVQDANHTNFVKFHTFKIIYCPYTGLYFCICVDVSDNNLAYLEAIHSFVEALNEYFHDVCELDLIFNFYKGYTVVDEMFLAGEILETSQTKVLKRLLMLQSLE, encoded by the coding sequence ATGATCCAATTCATCCTCATCCAGAAGCAAGCAGGCAAGACCCACCTGGCCAAGGGCTACACACAGTTTGATGATGACGAGAAACAGAAGCTGATTGAGGAGGTCCACACTGTCGTCACAGTCCAGGATGCCAACCACACCAATTTTGTAAAGTTCCACACCTTCAAGATCATTTATTGCCCTTACACTGGCCTCTACTTCTGCATCTGTGTGGATGTCAGTGACAACAACCTGGCCTACCTGGAGGCCATCCACAGCTTTGTGGAGGCCTTAAATGAATATTTCCATGATGTCTGTGAACTGGACCTCATCTTCAACTTCTACAAGGGTTACACAGTGGTGGATGAGATGTTCCTGGCTGGGGAGATCCTAGAGACGAGCCAGACAAAGGTGCTCAAACGGCTCTTGATGCTGCAGTCCCTGGAGTGA